CCCGGACTCTACACCGCGGACTCTACACCCTGGACTCTACACCCCGGACTCTACACCCTGGACTCTACACCCCGGACTCTACACCCTGGACTCTGCACCTCGGACTCTACACCCCGGACTCTACACCCCGGACTCTACACCCTGGACTCTACACCCTGGACTCTACACCCTGGACTCTACACCCCGGACTCTGCACCCCGGACTCTGCACCCCGGACTCTACACCGCGGACTCTACACCCTGGACTCTACACCCCGGACTCTACACCCTGGACTCTACACCCCGGACTCTACACCCTGGACTCTGCACCTCGGACTCTACACCCCGGACTCTACACCCCGGACTCTACACCCTGGACTCTACACCCCTGACTCTACACCCTGGACTCTACACCCCGGACTCTACACCCTGGACTCTACACCCCGGACTCTGCAACCCGGAATCTGCACCCCGGACTCTACACCCCGGACTCTACACCCTGGACTCTACACCCCGGACTCTACACCCTGGACTCTACACCCCGGACTCTACACCCTGGACTCTGCACCTCGGACTCTACACCCCGGACTCTACACCCCGGACTCTACACCCTGGACTCTACACCCCGGACTCTACACCCTGGACTCTACACCCTGGACTCTACACCCCGGACTCTACACCCCGGACTCTGCAACCCGGACTCTACACCCCGGACTCTACACCCCGGACTCTACACCCCGGACTCTACACCCTGGACTCTACACCCCGGACTCTACACCCTGGACTCTACACCCCGGACTCTACACCCCGGACTCTACACCTCGGACTCTACACCCTGGACTCTACACCCTGGACTCTACACCCCGGACTCTACACCCTGGACTCTACACCCCGGACTCTACACCCTGGACTCTACACCTCGGACTCTACACCCTGGACTCTACACCCTGGACTACACCCCGGACTCTACACCCCGGACTCTACACCCTGGACTCTACACCCCGGACTCTACACCCTGGACTCTACACCCTGGACTCTACACCCCGGACTCTACACCCTGGACTCTACACCCCGGACTCTACACCCCGGACTCTACACCCTGGACTCTACACCCCGGACTCTACACCCCGGACTCTACACCCCGGACTCTACACCCTGGACTCTACACCCCGGACTCTACACCCTGGACTCTACACCCTGGACTTCACACCCTGGACTCTACACCCTGGACTCTACACCCCGGACTCTACACCCCGGACTCTACACCCCGGACTCTACACCCCGGACTCTACACCCTGGACTCTACACCCCGGACTCTACACCCTGGACTCTACACCCCGGACTCTACACCCCGGACTCTACACCCTGGACTCTACACCCCGGACTCTACACCCCGGACTCTACACCCGACACTAACTCACCAATTCtcaacaaataattaattaaGAGATACGGAGAGACGGTGTGGAGCCTAAGGAAACATGGCCGCCGGGGACAGGGAGCCAGCGGTCTTGGAAGAcgaggtaggagggggggggggggagtctgcagaGGAGGTAGGAGATAGAGAGTGGAGAGATAAGGAAATATCCACGGGGGAATGTGTGAAACAGGCGCAAGAAAATGAAACTGATTTAACAGGTGTGTGAAACAGGTGTGTGTAATTAGGAATATGAGAGGCGtgagaaggtgggagggggtggggggggggagaggtgtggaACAGGTGTGGAATGGACAGGAGAAACATATTGGAAAAATAGTTACAGATAAAACTTTtagccggggagccggtcggccgagcggacagcacgctggacttgtgatcctgtggtcctgggttcgatcccaggcgccggtgagaaacaatgggcagagtttctttcaccctatgcccctgttaccaagcagtaaaataggtacctgggtgttagtcagctgtcacgggctgcttcctggggggtggaggcctggtcgaggaccgggccgcggggacactaaagccccgaaatcacttgattttgaaggatttgggatgggacggggggaaaggaatagtacccaaccacttgtgtggacggtcgggggattgaacgccgacctgcatgaagcgagaccgtcccgaGAACTATAATCCGAGTGTTATCTTTGGTGTAAATAACCAAAggaaagtaagaacataagaacataagaaggtgggAGTACATAAGAAAGAAAGACACTGGCGTAAGACACTGGCATAAGAAAGTACTGGCGGATGTTATCCTACAGTCCGCGGCCCCAGCGTCTGGTCGGTGAGTGATAGCAGGAAAATTACACCTGAACTCTACTGCCATTTTAGTCGGCATAGTCGccaacaggaagcctgttaggcttcTCGACGGCCAAATACAGTAGTGCCACTTACCCTAACTCTAGGGAACCACCGgtttaactgctaggtgaacaggggaatCAGGGGGAACGAAACCTAAACACTTTAACTACCTCGGAAACGGAATTCTGGACATTTTGGTATATGCAGACTGCTCTCCTAACAAGATTCACGAaacggttacgcaagcacttacgaacgtgtacaactgtagatatgatagagcccagtaggctcaggaacctgtacaccacttgattgacggttgagaggcgggaccaaagagccagagctcaacccccgcaagcacaactagatgagtacatcttaCCTCAATCTTTGACTGACGGGTGTGTGATAACAAGTTGGCAGCCCTGTCACCAGTAGCCTAGTGCACTAGGCCCAACAATATGATCACAATCTCTTGCTCACAATTAATGCAAGGATGTGTCGTCAGTCAATTTACAGTGGAAACTGTCCTTACGTCCTGAGGCTTGGCTAGTCCAGGCTATGGCcgcctgtgttgatgaggacgggttggggtgaggacgggctggggtgaggacgggctggggtaaGGAGGGGCTGGGCCTCTCCCCAGCCCCAGTCTCTCCCCAGCCCTAGCCTCTCCCCAGCCCTAGCCTCTCCCCAGCCTTAGCCTCTCCCCAGCCCTAGCCTCTCCCCAGCCCTAGCCTCTCCCCAGCCCTAGTCTCTCCCCAGCCCTAGCCTCTCCCCAGCCCTAGCCTCTCCCCAGCCCCAGCCTCTCCCCAGGCCTAGCCTCTCCCCAGCCCTAGCCTCTCCCCAGGCCTAGCCTCTCCCCAGGCCTAGCCTCTCTCCAGCCCTAGCCTCTCCCCAGGCCTAGCCTCTCCCCAGGCCTAGCCTCTCCCCAGGCCTAGCCTCACCCCAGCCCTAGCCTCTCCCCAGCCCTAGCCTCTCCCCAGGCCTAGCCTCTCCCCAGGCCTAGCTTCTCCCCAGCCCTAGCCTCTCCCCAGGCCTAGCCTCTCCCCAGGCCAAGCCTCTCCCCAGCCCTAGCCTCACCCCAGCCCTAGCCTCTCCTCAGCCCTAGCCTCTCCCCAGGCCTAGCCTCTCCCCAGGCCTAGCCTCTCCCCAGCCCTAGCCTCACCCCAACCCTAGCCTCTCCTCAGCCCTAGCCTCTCCCCAGGCCTAGCCTCTCCCCAGGCCTAGCCTCTCCCCAGGCCTAGCCTCACCCCAGCCCTAGCCTCTCCTCAGCCCTAGCCTCTCCCCAGGCCTAGCCTCTCCCCAGGCCTAGCCTCTCCCCAAGCCTAGCCTCTCCCCAGCCCAGCGCCCTCTACCTCTCCGTGTACTGTAGCCTCATATAGAGAACATCGATAGTGACAGTTTCCAAATTAATTTTGTTTATCTTTCCTATAGCCTAAGAGTGATAAGAATACTATGAGTTGTCTTCATAAATTAATAAACTGTAACTTTTACTTACGATTGGACATTAGTGATAACATTATCGTTTCTCAAAATACTTATTGTTATTCGGTTGAGAATCGTTTCAAGGATTGCTGTATATTTTGATATTTAGAAGACCTGTAACTTTATTGGGTTAAAATAATCACCTTTTTCTGTAAGGTGATTCTGAGTTGGTTGCcgttgtgcacacacacacacacacacacacacacacacacacacacacacacacacacacacacacacacacacacacacacacacacacacacacacacacacaccagtggggcaACAGGCCAATATTGACAGGCGCAGGAAATGACACACATGTGGTGaggttcctggtgtgtgtgtgtggggcgctcACCTATATGTCTTTACCTAGATTGAATTACAATTTGGAGCTCTGGCCTTGAACCTTCTTGGTTCC
Above is a window of Procambarus clarkii isolate CNS0578487 chromosome 11, FALCON_Pclarkii_2.0, whole genome shotgun sequence DNA encoding:
- the LOC138363678 gene encoding mucin-2-like produces the protein MDVGEEYIEEEATVGKYGGRRVSLAVDAAPYRRAGTLHPGLYTPDSTPRTLHPGLYTLDSTPRTLHPGLYTLDSTPWTLHPGLYTLDSTPWTLHPGLYTLDSTPWTLHPGLYTLDSTPRTLHPGLYTLDSTPRTLHPGLYTLDSTPWTLHPGLYTPDSTPWTLHPGLYTLDSTPRTLHPGLYTLDSTPWTLHPGLYTLDSATRTLHPGLYTLDSTPWTLHPGLCTPDSAPRTLHRGLYTLDSTPRTLHPGLYTPDSTPWTLHLGLYTPDSTPRTLHPGLYTLDSTPWTLHPGLCTPDSAPRTLHRGLYTLDSTPRTLHPGLYTPDSTPWTLHLGLYTPDSATRTLHPGLYTLDATPRTLHPGLCNPDSAPRTLHRGLYTLDSTPRTLHPGLYTPDSTPWTLHLGLYTPDSTPRTLHPGLYTLDSTPWTLHPGLCTPDSAPRTLHRGLYTLDSTPRTLHPGLYTPDSTPWTLHLGLYTPDSTPRTLHPGLYTPDSTPWTLHPGLYTLDSTPRTLQPGICTPDSTPRTLHPGLYTPDSTPWTLHPGLYTLDSAPRTLHPGLYTPDSTPWTLHPGLYTLDSTPWTLHPGLYTPDSATRTLHPGLYTPDSTPRTLHPGLYTPDSTPWTLHPGLYTPDSTPRTLHPGLYTLDSTPRTLHPGLYTPDSTPWTLHLGLYTLDSTPWTTPRTLHPGLYTLDSTPRTLHPGLYTLDSTPRTLHPGLYTPDSTPRTLHPGLYTPDSTPRTLHPGLYTLDSTPRTLHPGLYTLDFTPWTLHPGLYTPDSTPRTLHPGLYTPDSTPWTLHPGLYTLDSTPRTLHPGLYTLDSTPRTLHPGLYTRH